One Candidatus Bathyarchaeota archaeon genomic window carries:
- a CDS encoding divalent-cation tolerance protein CutA produces MSTNFVIVLVTTANRAEAEKISQALLKDKLIACANIISPVTSFFHWQGKIDQAEECLVIMKSRADLFLELADRVKSLHSYEVPEILALPIVEGSESYLSWIGSILR; encoded by the coding sequence ATGAGTACTAATTTCGTTATTGTTTTAGTTACAACCGCAAACAGGGCAGAAGCCGAAAAAATCTCTCAAGCGCTACTAAAAGACAAACTGATTGCATGCGCAAACATAATCTCTCCAGTAACTTCGTTTTTTCACTGGCAAGGCAAAATCGACCAAGCAGAGGAATGTTTGGTAATTATGAAATCGCGTGCGGACTTGTTTTTGGAATTAGCTGACCGTGTTAAGAGCCTGCACAGTTATGAAGTGCCTGAAATCCTTGCACTCCCAATAGTGGAAGGTTCTGAGAGTTATTTATCATGGATAGGCAGCATCCTGAGGTAG